Sequence from the Cuniculiplasma divulgatum genome:
TTAACAGGATCAGCGGATGTGTATACCGATCTTCCCACAATGACAAGATCTGCGCCTGCACGTATTGCGTCCCCTGCCTTCCCCCCCTGCGCTCCCACGCCGGGGGTCATTATGATCTTTCCCGGAGCCATCTTTCGGATCCGGGCTATTTCTGCAGGGTTGTTTCCCGGTGCTATGAAGCCTGCTGCACCGGCACGGACTGACATTTCCACAAGCCTGTCTGTATTCGGGTTTATGAATTCCGCTGATCCGGGATGGCTCATTGAGACAACAGAAAAAACCTTCATGTCGCCTGCGGATTCAATTACAGCGCGAAGGGAATCGTGCCCCGTGAATGAGTGGGAGATAATCCCCCATGCTCCCATTTCAAGCGCTTTCTCCGTTATGAGGGAATTTGTGTTTGGTATGTCCGCAACCTTGAAGTCACATATGACACGTGAATAGCGAGACACATCCCTGATTATTCTGGATCCTGACAGAAGTATTGCAGGCCAGTTCAGTTTTATTGCAAATACCATGGATCCAATCTTAGCTGCCATCTCAATCAGGTCACTCTCCTTCATGAGATCCAGCGCTACAACAAGTTTCGATTCCAATTATACCCTGAGAAGATGGACAGTGGGTTAAAAATCATTTCCATGGGGGTGCCGTTTCCGGCATCACACCATGTCTATTCCTGAATCCTCGCTGATGTCCCCAAGAAGCTTCCTTATGTTCCTTGCCTCATTGGACCCGGATATCATGTATGGAGATTTAACCCCTGTAAGCAGGACAAGCACACGGATTCTGTCTCCCATTTCCGGATCAACATTGGCGCCCCATATGATCCTGGCATCCCTGTTTATGCGTTTCTGTATCTCGGCCATTGCATTCTCTGCTTCGCTCACTGTCATGCTTGGGCCCCCTATGACCCTTATGAGGCAGTTCTTTGCGTCGGATATGTCGGCCTCCACAAGTGGCGATGTGATGGCGTCATTGACTGCCGACATTACCCTGTTGGACCCGCCTGCAGCCTCGCCAATTCCAATCATT
This genomic interval carries:
- the pyrF gene encoding orotidine-5'-phosphate decarboxylase translates to MESKLVVALDLMKESDLIEMAAKIGSMVFAIKLNWPAILLSGSRIIRDVSRYSRVICDFKVADIPNTNSLITEKALEMGAWGIISHSFTGHDSLRAVIESAGDMKVFSVVSMSHPGSAEFINPNTDRLVEMSVRAGAAGFIAPGNNPAEIARIRKMAPGKIIMTPGVGAQGGKAGDAIRAGADLVIVGRSVYTSADPVKQVGNLNMEIDSSV